The sequence below is a genomic window from Lysobacter capsici.
GAGGTCCTTGCGGTCGAATTCGAGCACGACCAGATCGCGCGCCAGCAACTCGGCCACGACCGCGTCGGCGACGCGACTGGCGCCGCCGGCCAGGTAGGCCAGTTCCCAGGGTTCGGCCTTGCGCGCGGCGCGGTCGCCGTGATCGCCGCCTTGTCGCAGCAGCCAGCCGCTCAGGCGCAGCGAGGCGAACATCAAGGTCAGATACCACAGCAGGAACGCGCCGCCGGTCCAGTGCAATGGATTGAGGCGTTCGCAATACGAGGCCAGCAGGATGTAGGCGATGGCGGTGATCGACCCCATGCGCACCAGCCAGCGCAGGCTGTTGGACGGTTCGCGCTGCGATCCCGCGCCGAGCGCGCGGACTTTCTGGGCGATGCGCGCGTCCGGCCAGATGCGTTCGGGCAGCGGGCCGAAATAGCGTCGGTAGCTGTCCAGGGTGTCGGCGTATTGCGCTTCATGGCGCCGGTCTTCGGCGACCCCGCCACGCGAAGGCACGTGGTGCAGCGGCTGCTTGAGCACCTGCTGGCAGAACGCCTGATAGCCGCGGGTGTCGGTGATGTGGGTATGCCAGACCTGATCGACCCGCTGGCTCGGCGTGACCGGATGGCCGGCGGCCACCGCGAGAAAGCAAAAGCGCCGGTATTCCTCGATCGCGGCCTTCGCATCGTCGAGGTGCAAGCGCGCGTCCTTGGCCACGCGCAGCGCGAATTCGTCGGAACCGGGTTCGTCGAAACGATGCTCGCGCAAGCGTTCCCACAAGTCTTTTTGTTGCTTCGTCCATTGCGCGGCGTCCGTCGCCGCAGTGTCCGGATCGCTCATGACAATCCTCCGCAAGTCCATCCATTGAACCGTGGTGTCTTCACTGTACGGCGTACCGTGCGATCCGTCGCCGCGCCAGCTTGGGCGGCACGGTACGTGGGCGCCGATCGCGGCGAAATAGTCGGATGTAGCTAGACATGCCGCCGCATGCACGGCGAAAAATCAACGAATGCATCGCCTCATCGCGATGCGACGCATTCGTTGCCGGTGCTTTCCTCAACGCTGGCGGGCAGATGCGAATGCCATCGTCGCAACGTATCCGCGCCTATCGCCTCAACGGCCTTCGAACAAGGCATTGAGTTGCGAGTAGGCGGTGGCCTCGGCCGCGAGCGGCCGCGAATCGCCGTCGCGCAGGAAACCGCTGGCCAGCGTCGACATGCGCGCGTACATCGACTGGGCGATATCCGAACCCGCGCTGAGGCGGCGCACGCCCCAACTGCGCAGGACCTCGGCCGACGGCAGCGCCGCACGCGCGAGCAGGTTGAGCGGCAGGCCGGCGTCGCCGGCGATCGCGCGGGTCTGCGCTTCGTCGGTCAGGCCGGGCACGAACAGGCCGTCGGCGCCGGCGGCGCGATAGCGAGCGGCGCGGGCGAGGGTCGCCTCGACGCGCTGTTCCGGCGGCACCAGGCCGCGCAGGTACACGTCGGTGCGCGCATTGAGGTACAGCGCGATGCCCAGGCGCGCGCTCGCGCGCTTGATGTGTTCGATCTTGGCGCACAGCAGATCGGGGTCCTGGTCGCCGTCTTCCAGGTTGATGCCGACCGCGCCGACGTCGATCAGGCCCGACACGGTTTCGGCGACCGCGGTCGGATCGTCCGAATAGCCGCCTTCGGCATCGACGGTGAGCGGTATCTGGATCGCGCGCACGATGTCGGCGACCGTCGCGACCAGCCGCCGCACCGGCAGCAGGTCGCCGTCGGGATAACCGTGCGACCAGGCCACGCCGGCGCTGGTGGTCGCCATCGCCTTGGCGCCGAGGCTTTCGATCATGCGCGCGCTGCCGGCGTCCCAGGCGTTGGCGAGCAGCAGCAGGCCGTCGTGGTGCAGGCCATGGAACTGGCGGGCGAGTTCGGTTTGCGGACGGCTCATGGATGGATTTCCGGATACGGGTCAGGGGCGTGCGGCCAGCATGGCATGCGTGCCATCGAGCTGCCGGCCGTTTTCGGTCGTGAACTTACCTGAGAAAGCGTCGCCTGCGTCTCGATAAAAAGCGACGCGCATCGCATCTTCACGCGGCGCGCGTTTGGTTTTCCGATATCGGCCGATTGCCGCGTAACCGACACGAAGCACCGGTTTTCCGCCATTCTCGGCTGTAGTCGGGTTTGAACGGCGCGACTCGGATACCATTACCGCGTGTCAGCGCTGGCAACTGCGGCATGCCTATGCCGGGTTGTGACGCAGATCATTCGAGGCGATCGACTTTGCACGGCACGGATGCTTTTTCGCGTAGGCGAAGCCGGAGTTTATGCGGCATCGGGGCAGCGCCGTTGAGTCAATAAATATCAACGCCTTGCGCGGTTTCATACTGCCGCGTAGCCTCGCTTACGTTGGCTGAACGTGTTTTCTGGGGACCGTATGACCATCCGTGTATTCATCGTGGACGACCATGCTCTGGTGCGAACCGGCATGCGCATGATCCTGTCGGCGGAGACGGATATCGAAGTACTCGGCGATGTCGAGAGCGGTGAAGAAGCCTTGCCGCAGATCCGCAAGCTCAAGCCCGACGTGGTGCTGTGCGATCTGCACCTGCCCGGCGTCAGCGGTCTGGAAGTCACCGAGCGCATCGTCAAGGGCGATCACGGCACCCGGGTGATCATCGTCTCGGTGCTCGAAGACGGGCCGATGCCCAAGCGTCTGCTCGAAGCCGGCGCATCGGGTTATGTCGGCAAGGGCGGCGATGCCAGCGAACTGCTGCGCGCGATCCGCGACGTGGCCCGCGGCAAGCGCTACCTGGCGAGCAATATCGCCCAGAACCTGGCCTTGTCGAACCTCGACGGCGG
It includes:
- a CDS encoding response regulator, with protein sequence MTIRVFIVDDHALVRTGMRMILSAETDIEVLGDVESGEEALPQIRKLKPDVVLCDLHLPGVSGLEVTERIVKGDHGTRVIIVSVLEDGPMPKRLLEAGASGYVGKGGDASELLRAIRDVARGKRYLASNIAQNLALSNLDGGASPFDELSSRELEIALLLVQGFRQEEIAKRLSLSAKTVNTHKTRLFEKLAINDSIALARLAAQYGLADPAHSL
- a CDS encoding isocitrate lyase/PEP mutase family protein; translated protein: MSRPQTELARQFHGLHHDGLLLLANAWDAGSARMIESLGAKAMATTSAGVAWSHGYPDGDLLPVRRLVATVADIVRAIQIPLTVDAEGGYSDDPTAVAETVSGLIDVGAVGINLEDGDQDPDLLCAKIEHIKRASARLGIALYLNARTDVYLRGLVPPEQRVEATLARAARYRAAGADGLFVPGLTDEAQTRAIAGDAGLPLNLLARAALPSAEVLRSWGVRRLSAGSDIAQSMYARMSTLASGFLRDGDSRPLAAEATAYSQLNALFEGR
- a CDS encoding TIGR04222 domain-containing membrane protein, giving the protein MSDPDTAATDAAQWTKQQKDLWERLREHRFDEPGSDEFALRVAKDARLHLDDAKAAIEEYRRFCFLAVAAGHPVTPSQRVDQVWHTHITDTRGYQAFCQQVLKQPLHHVPSRGGVAEDRRHEAQYADTLDSYRRYFGPLPERIWPDARIAQKVRALGAGSQREPSNSLRWLVRMGSITAIAYILLASYCERLNPLHWTGGAFLLWYLTLMFASLRLSGWLLRQGGDHGDRAARKAEPWELAYLAGGASRVADAVVAELLARDLVVLEFDRKDLNAARYNDQVWLRPQPPIPAQMDALPPILREAMDTIIASRKNLSHILGLLRQKYEHMDEELQRVGLANTTEQRFKAKLWSLVPPVAVIVVGLSKIIIGLQGDHPVAFLVVLTVLMMLITLVRMAIPAEAISRAGEWELFRARRRANEAPGDAMTYVALIGPAALMGTPLDSYNLVREPGGHGGVGGGDGGGGGGDGGGGDGGGGGCGGGCGGCGGS